The Calditrichota bacterium genome contains the following window.
TGCTACAGCGACGATTGTGTCGGGAAAAACATCTACAACAGGCTGCCCTGCTTTTACAGTGAGGGGGAAAATCAGTTGCTTTGTTTTTCCGTTGTCATACTCCGCGTTAATCAGCAGAGAAATAGTGTGTTCCGGCAGAGCAAAAGGACTCACCCTGATCACAAATGCATCAACAAGTTTTTGTTCACCAGCATCAAGTTGATCAATAGTAACGTTTTCATCCAAAATACCAACCACTGTGTCGTCCGCGGCAACTGTTAAGGTTACCCCTGCCAGCGGCTGACTGCCCAAATTTTTGATCAGCACGGACAACGCCGCAGTTTCGCCGGGATTAATTTCGCCGTCCTGATTGCCGTCATCCCTCACACCGGCGACATTGAGCGCAATTTCTGCATCACCGGAAGTGGTGATTGCAACCGGGATTATCAGCGAATCTTTTGTAGAGCTCTCCGCTGCGACAATCAAATTAGTTTGCAAAAGAGTATCGCTTAAAGGCGCTTTGATTGTTACGGGGAAATTGAAGTTTTCTTTTGGCAAAAGTGTTTTCTCCTGAACCGGAATTTCCAACCAATCCGTGGTACCAAAATCCACTTGCTGCACAAAAGTAAATATTCTGCCATAACTTTGCTTTATCGTGTCAGTCGGGGACATTCCACCGGCGTTCACTGTCCCCGTTGTCAAAGTGCCAAAAGGAAACACAACCGGCGGATATTTATCAGAACGGCAAATTTTTGTCTCATCATTCGTCCAACTCACGCCAAAATAATAATATTTGTTCTTCATCAAAGCCAAATTAACCAGGCCGGTTCCGTAGTAATTTACACCAATTTCTTCAACATGATCTAATTTGTGCCATTTCAAGACATAATTTCCGGTCAGGTGATCGCCTTGGTAAATGAAGTATGAAACATCAGTTGCCGAATCTACTTTCATAAAAAAGTTGAAGCCGAGGAGATTTTCGTCCTCCTTCATGTAAAAAACATTTCCGCAGCCTTCTTTTGTAGCAAGCCACAATTTTTTCACCGTATCACCGATGGCAACATATTTGCGCGAATCATCTTTTACAGAAAATTTCCCGGCGCCAAATCCATCATTTTGAATGAAAAGCTCAGTGTACAAAGAGTCGCCTGGCTGCATATTTTCAGCGAGCAAAATGGGCGAAACAGAAATTTCCGCAACGCCTGCCCGCACCTTAAAATCAAGCGGATAATTTAACGTGTCAGATGAATTGACAATACGTAGATTCATGCTCACAAAATGGCCGTCGGGACAATTCGCGCCGACGACAAAAATCAGAGAGTCAATTGCAGCTCTCTCCCCCGCATCAATCCACGGGATTGTGCAATTTGCTTTTTTGAGAACAATAAAACTATCTTCTGTCACAAGCGACAATTCGATATTTTCCGCCGGCGACTGGCTCTTATTTTCAAACAAGAAACTCCAGCGTACCTCTTCGCCGATATTAATTTCGTGATCATCGTTCTCATCTTCCATCTCAACGGAAGAAAGAATAATTGCCCCCGACGGCAACGCAATAACTGCCAAGTCAGCAATGTAGGGTTTGTAATTTTGCTTTCTCACAACCAATGTAACCGAAGAGTCCGCGCTGATGGGGCTGAAATGCAGGTTAGCTTCTCCGCTCTGATTCGTTCTCTCGGTCGCGAGCAGTTGTGTCCCTTGCACCAGGGAAACTACCGCTTCCGGAACGTTGACGGCAACAGAAAGGCTCGTTTGATTCAAACGCAGCGTATCGCTGTGCGAAACCTGCAACTCCTGGGGAAATTGTGTCCAGATTTGCATTGCCGGGTCGCCATAAAAGTGAAATTCTTCGAACTCCACCAGTCTTGTTTTATTGGCGCTGTATTGCGACGCCATGACTAATTTTCCGTAATTCAGAGCTTCTCCTAGGCTGGCAGTGCTGATTTCCGCCGGATCGTCGGGCAGAAACCGGGGCCAGATCGCATCGAGAATTCCTTTTGCCAGAGCATCATTATAGCCGCTGTAACTCACCCGTGTAGCACCAAATACAGCTACGGCACCGCCGTGCAAATTGCGAATCCAGGCTTCCACAAAACACTCCGCCGCTGCGCTTGTCCCGGTGGCATCATCGTCGGTTTCGTTATCGTACCAGCCAGTGGCGCAATTGATACTCATCACGACAGGCAACTTGTCCCCATTTGCCAGACTTTTTACATCGCCGATCTGGTAAGAAGGATCTCCCCAGCCATTTCGCGAACCGTGATCTCGATGCGACACTAAAAAACAACCTCGCTCAATGGCATTGGAAATATCACGGGCGTCGCCGTCCCAGGTAAAACCTTTGCTGCGCAAAAGTTCCTGAGGCAGCCTCTCGCCACTTGCGTAACTTCCGTTGTTGTAAAATTGCGGATCCACGGCAGGTTTGGCAGTGTAAACTCGCTCCACCTGATAGCCCTGATTTAACAAAAAATCTCGCATTTCTTCGCTTGTGAGCACGAAACGCCTGTCTTCGTAACCATCGCGTTCATTGTAATTGGGGGTATCCGTGTCATCGTCGTCCTGGAAATATGAGGCGACGACAATATTTTGATAAAAAGAAGGATCAGCGACAGGGTTTTTCTCGTACTGAATTAGCCTTTCCACGAAAGAATTGGCTTCAATGGGCTCGTCAACAGGGATTCTCCCTGAAATGATATCGGGAAAATAATCGCTGCCATCGACAGTGGTGTAGTAAAGATCGGTGCCAATTGTACCGTTGTCCTCGCTCGAGTGTTTCGTGTAGTAATTCGTCGGAATGAACTCGGCGTCGCCTAAAAAAACCACATAAGTTGGCGCTGGATTCCAATGCTCATAGGCGTATTGAATGAAGTTTCGAATGGATTGAGCATCGTCCCCGATTTCCTGGACATCAACGACTTTGCTGTTCAGCCCGCGCATTCTTTCCCATTCCGCAAGCAAATGAGCCGCAACGGCAAAACGAGGGTGGGTAATAATCAAATAGTCGCAACCGGTAAAAAAGTCGTATTGGGATTCGATTGTATTTTCCGTCCGCGCGAATTTTTGGGATAATTCCCAGTTAGAAACCGTTTTTTTTAATAAATTTGCAAAAACAGCCGATTTCAAACGTCCCGAATAGTTTATCGGCTGGGAATTTTCAAAATTGACTGAAACCTGAAAATCATAATAAATTCTCGCTTTCTTTTTTACGGGATTAAATTGAAGTGGCGAAATCCAAAGCGTCGTCATTCGATAGCCGCGCATAATTTTCACTGGTTCAGTCCACGCCAGTTGTTTGGGGAAAAACGCTGCTTTTTGGTAAATGGAATTATCAATCCATGCGCGCAGAGGCTTCTTATTTTCCGGCGCTGGCGGAGCTACCGGCGCAATAAAGACATTGTCCAGTTCGATGTATTTTTCTCCGTGAATGGAAACAGAAATCGGTGAATCATTAGGCAGCAAAATCATTTTCCCCATCAAGGGTACGTCCGGCTGTCCCACGTCATTTTTCCCATTAAAATTTTCTATTTTCAAAAGATCAAACGAACGAGCGTCAATTGATTCTTCGCTTTTCTGATAGTATGGAATTGTTATGTGAAATTCAATATTCGCAGTTGATGA
Protein-coding sequences here:
- a CDS encoding T9SS type A sorting domain-containing protein; this translates as MAKFFKLAFFFSLLIFVSSSFSQTKTFINSLQGTSQPPKVALSHSSTANIEFHITIPYYQKSEESIDARSFDLLKIENFNGKNDVGQPDVPLMGKMILLPNDSPISVSIHGEKYIELDNVFIAPVAPPAPENKKPLRAWIDNSIYQKAAFFPKQLAWTEPVKIMRGYRMTTLWISPLQFNPVKKKARIYYDFQVSVNFENSQPINYSGRLKSAVFANLLKKTVSNWELSQKFARTENTIESQYDFFTGCDYLIITHPRFAVAAHLLAEWERMRGLNSKVVDVQEIGDDAQSIRNFIQYAYEHWNPAPTYVVFLGDAEFIPTNYYTKHSSEDNGTIGTDLYYTTVDGSDYFPDIISGRIPVDEPIEANSFVERLIQYEKNPVADPSFYQNIVVASYFQDDDDTDTPNYNERDGYEDRRFVLTSEEMRDFLLNQGYQVERVYTAKPAVDPQFYNNGSYASGERLPQELLRSKGFTWDGDARDISNAIERGCFLVSHRDHGSRNGWGDPSYQIGDVKSLANGDKLPVVMSINCATGWYDNETDDDATGTSAAAECFVEAWIRNLHGGAVAVFGATRVSYSGYNDALAKGILDAIWPRFLPDDPAEISTASLGEALNYGKLVMASQYSANKTRLVEFEEFHFYGDPAMQIWTQFPQELQVSHSDTLRLNQTSLSVAVNVPEAVVSLVQGTQLLATERTNQSGEANLHFSPISADSSVTLVVRKQNYKPYIADLAVIALPSGAIILSSVEMEDENDDHEINIGEEVRWSFLFENKSQSPAENIELSLVTEDSFIVLKKANCTIPWIDAGERAAIDSLIFVVGANCPDGHFVSMNLRIVNSSDTLNYPLDFKVRAGVAEISVSPILLAENMQPGDSLYTELFIQNDGFGAGKFSVKDDSRKYVAIGDTVKKLWLATKEGCGNVFYMKEDENLLGFNFFMKVDSATDVSYFIYQGDHLTGNYVLKWHKLDHVEEIGVNYYGTGLVNLALMKNKYYYFGVSWTNDETKICRSDKYPPVVFPFGTLTTGTVNAGGMSPTDTIKQSYGRIFTFVQQVDFGTTDWLEIPVQEKTLLPKENFNFPVTIKAPLSDTLLQTNLIVAAESSTKDSLIIPVAITTSGDAEIALNVAGVRDDGNQDGEINPGETAALSVLIKNLGSQPLAGVTLTVAADDTVVGILDENVTIDQLDAGEQKLVDAFVIRVSPFALPEHTISLLINAEYDNGKTKQLIFPLTVKAGQPVVDVFPDTIVAVADTFLQMIDEKITISNNGYGAFPFKIINPIQQEYSIGIPSDQPALAISNGCGNVYFFVKSTILQSVEMDFQVTSGGRIYFFVYESESDRGDFSRIYYSSIDVAETGNVWVASKRINLALKKNHFYYIGACWQGEMKIVRLQQAAPVAFQTFQVAAGSFAASGFPPQELISINNTTPMLLAQKIVLGQGTWMKTGNATDVLYPGESIELPVQFFANESDTVLTSEIFIKSLDADFSNKTVPVKFHINAVATSVDEHFSEKIKDFALGQNFPNPFNPTTTISFQLPRSSFVEIKIYNTLGQQISSLISRKFTVGAYKIQWDGKNSNGIGVASGIYIVKFKAQTTTISRKIILLR